TCTCGCCGTCGCGGGGACGCTCGGGCGGGTCGACTCGAATTCCCGTGTCGCCGGTCACGATCAGATCGCCCTCTTCGACGGCGTTGAGCACCTTGGTGTACGCTCTTGGCGCGGCGTCGTCTCCCGAGTCGCCCGGCTCGACGACGAGCGCACAGTCCATCTCGACGTTCTCGACGGCGAGCCATTCGCCCTCGTACCGAACGGCCGTCGGGTGGTTCGTCGTCGAGTAGAAATCGACCGGGACGACGCCGTCCTCCGGTGCGCGTTCGAGCGTCGCATCGGCGGGGTCCGACAGCGTCGCGCCGATCTGGTGGAGTTCGTGGACGATCTCCCGTAGCTCGGGCTCGCTGTCGGCCGACACCGCCAACCGGCAGTACGACTCTTCGTGCTTGTGACGGCCGATCTCGAACTCCTCGACCTCGAAGGAGCCGCCCAGATCCATCACGAGGCTGAAACACCGACCCATCGTCCCCGAGTCGATGATGTGGCCTTCGAGTTCGACCGTGCGCGTGGGACTCATCGGGTGTGTAGACGCGTGACGCCGGCAAGAGGATTGTGGGCCGGAGAGTCGGGATGGGTGTCCGCCCTCTCGTACCGTGCTACTCGAACCGCTCCCGAATCCGGTCGCCGGCTGCCAGTCCCGTGCCGAGCGCGGCGTGGGCTCGGGCTTCGCCGGCGACCCAGTCGCCCGCGAACCACAGCCCGTCCTCGGCGACGGCGTCCAGCAGGTCCGTATCGACGCCGTCGTCGGGCAGCGCCAGCCCCCAGCGCTGGTGATCCGCCCATTCGGGATCGGCGAGTCGGTCGTCGAGCAGGTCGGCCACCAGCGGGAGGGCTTCCTCGATCACGGCCTCGCCGTCGGCGTCGTAGCGCTCGGCCGACCAGTCGGGCGCCATCTGGACGATCAGCAGGTCGCCGTCGGGAACGTGGCCCGGCTTGCACGCCTCTCTGGAGAGCCAGCCGATCTCGTGGTCGCCGTCCGTGTTGACCAGCGCGTAGTACGGCACGTCGAGGTCGAAGGTATAGGAGAGCGCGAGCGACCAGATCGTCCGGTAGGGAACGTCCCGGAGCGCCTCGACGAGCGCGCCGCTTTGCTCGTGATCCCAGTCGGCCGCCGCGAGCAGGTCGCCGGTCTGGGGCGCCGGCGGCGTCAAGACGACGCCGTCGAACGGGCCGAACTCGCGGCCGTCCGCGGTCGCCACGTGCCACTCGTCGGTTTCGCGCGCCAGCCCCACGACCTCCGCCCCAGTCTCGACGGCGGCGTCGCTCCGGTCGGCCAGACGCCCGGCCAGCGTCTCGATGCCGCTTTCAAATGTCCACTTGGCGTCGTCGGCGTCACGCCCTTCCGAAATCTCGCCGTCGGCATCGAACGTCCAGACCGGTTCGTCGATGTCGACGAGCCCTTCGGAGACCTCGCTCGTGAGCAAGTCCGCGACGCGCTCGTCGTCGTTCTTGACGTAGTTCGCGCCGTAGTCGTAGACGGCGCCGTTTCGGGTCCGTGTGGCGGTACGGCCGCCGACCCGACCGGCGCGCTCGAACAGCGTCACCTCGACGGCCGTGTCTCGCAGCGTGGCTGCGACGCCGGTGCCCGAGACGCCTCCGCCGACGACGGCGATCGCCGCGTCGCTCGCGTTGTCCATCGTCCGAAGGTGGGGACCGACGCCGCAAAAAACCGTCCGTCCCCGGTCTCGTCTGCCGTCGGCACGTCGCTACTCGTCGGGGTCGGCCGCGAACAGTTCCTCGTGGCGTCCGGCCAGATCGGTGTACGCGCCCGACGCGAACTCCTCGTGGATGCGATCGACGTCGATGGTCGTCTCCGACAGCGGCGTCACCTGCGCCGGGACGCCGCGAGCGAACGAGTCGGCCGGGATCGAGTACCCCTGCGGGACGACGGTGCCCGAGGCGACGATCGACCCCGTGCCGACGCTGACCTCGGAGTTCAGCGTCGCGTTGAACCCGATCAGCGCGCCGTCGTCGACGACGGCGTCGTTGCAGACGGCGCCGTGGCCGACCATCACGTCCTCGCCGACCGACGAGGCGTGGAGGACGGCGGTGTCGCCGACGTGGGCCTGCCGGCCGATCCGAACCGGTCCCACGTCCCCGCGCAGGACGACGCCCGGCCAGATGCTGGCGTCGGCCGCGACGGTCACGTCGCCCACGAGCGTCGCCTCGCGGCTCACGCGTGCGCTCTCGGCCACGTCGGGGCGGTCGCTCTCGAACGCGTAGGTTCTGGAGTCGTGCATGTGAACTGCTACCGCTGCACGAAAAGTAACTCTTGGCAGTTGTCGGGTTCCCGAGAGTCCGGCGCGTTCAGGCCGCTCGGGCCAGTCGACGGTCGGTCCCGGTGAGCAGTCCATCGACGTGCCGCCGCAGTTCGGCCAGCGCAGAGAGCACCGGATACGTCGTCTCGCAGTCGGCGTAGAGATACTCCCCGAGGTCGTCGATCCCGGCCGGCAACGAGCGTCGCTGGTCCTGCAGCGTCGCCTGCCGGTCCGCTGCGATCTCGTCACAGCGGTCCCGAACGGATCGAAGCCGCTCTCTGGTGAGCCGAAGGGCGTTGAACTCCAGCTCGTCCAATGGCTGTCCGACGAGCGCGTCGATGTCGGCGCTCAGATCGTCGATGGTGTCGCTGACCGTTTCGATCGCTGCTCGCTCGGCGTCGACGATCCCGATCAGTTGTTCGCGGCTGTCGATCGCCTGTTGGGTCGCTTCGAGCAGTTTCTGTTTGAGATGCGGATGGAACTGCGCGCAGTTCGTGAGCGCCGCGGCGAGTTCCTCGCTCAACTCTCCGGCGACGCTGGCGGCGTAGGGCTGGTCGTACTCCTCTCTGTAGTGGGGGACGCTCATCACCGTCTCCTCGTAGGCGTCCCGGACGACTCGCAGACCGCTGGCGTCCCGGCGCGTCAGGGTTCGGTCGACGCCCGACTGCGGGCGGTCGGCGTCGAGGTTGCGCACCCGCTTGGCGAACTGCTCGAACGCCTGCTGTTCGTCGACGAGCCATCGCCGCTCGCGGCGGACGGACGCTTCGGCCGCTTCGAGTGGTTGGGTGTGGCGTTCGGATTCCACGACGCCGGCTAGTCGTCGCCCATCCCGCTTAAAACTGTCTACAATATTATATTTTGCACGCATGTCGTCTACTGATGGGTACGTTCGGGTACGTAGTCGCTGTCGCGTCGCGTTTTTGCACGAATCTCTATACTACTATAGAGCTGCACGTACCGGGACAACACCTCGCATACGTCTCATAGCAGGCTACTTACTGCATTGCCGTCTCCCTCCGGGTGATGTCACGGTTTCACTCGGGCGCCGCCGATCTCGGGACGGAGGTGTCTCCCTGACGATGCCACGCGAGGAGTACCGTCAGCAACTCGACGCGTTGCGGGAGAACGTCTGTGACCTGAGCGCGCTCGTGCTCGACCGACTCCGTCAGGCCCTGACC
The Natronoarchaeum philippinense DNA segment above includes these coding regions:
- a CDS encoding DUF7260 family protein translates to MESERHTQPLEAAEASVRRERRWLVDEQQAFEQFAKRVRNLDADRPQSGVDRTLTRRDASGLRVVRDAYEETVMSVPHYREEYDQPYAASVAGELSEELAAALTNCAQFHPHLKQKLLEATQQAIDSREQLIGIVDAERAAIETVSDTIDDLSADIDALVGQPLDELEFNALRLTRERLRSVRDRCDEIAADRQATLQDQRRSLPAGIDDLGEYLYADCETTYPVLSALAELRRHVDGLLTGTDRRLARAA
- a CDS encoding gamma carbonic anhydrase family protein; protein product: MHDSRTYAFESDRPDVAESARVSREATLVGDVTVAADASIWPGVVLRGDVGPVRIGRQAHVGDTAVLHASSVGEDVMVGHGAVCNDAVVDDGALIGFNATLNSEVSVGTGSIVASGTVVPQGYSIPADSFARGVPAQVTPLSETTIDVDRIHEEFASGAYTDLAGRHEELFAADPDE
- a CDS encoding NAD(P)/FAD-dependent oxidoreductase, which codes for MDNASDAAIAVVGGGVSGTGVAATLRDTAVEVTLFERAGRVGGRTATRTRNGAVYDYGANYVKNDDERVADLLTSEVSEGLVDIDEPVWTFDADGEISEGRDADDAKWTFESGIETLAGRLADRSDAAVETGAEVVGLARETDEWHVATADGREFGPFDGVVLTPPAPQTGDLLAAADWDHEQSGALVEALRDVPYRTIWSLALSYTFDLDVPYYALVNTDGDHEIGWLSREACKPGHVPDGDLLIVQMAPDWSAERYDADGEAVIEEALPLVADLLDDRLADPEWADHQRWGLALPDDGVDTDLLDAVAEDGLWFAGDWVAGEARAHAALGTGLAAGDRIRERFE